A window of Lentibacillus sp. Marseille-P4043 contains these coding sequences:
- the hisS gene encoding histidine--tRNA ligase, which translates to MNIKAPRGTVDILPKDSWKWQYVENMLKEICGRFHYQEIRTPLFEHTELFERGVGDSTDIVQKEMYTFLDRGGRSITLRPEGTASVVRAFVQNKLYGSPVQPVKLYYFGQMFRYERPQHGRMRQLNQFGVEVLGSADPAVDAEAIGLAMTCYQELGLKSLKLVINSLGDNESRQNYRQALVEHFSPHKEELCTDCQARLTQNPLRILDCKKDREHPAMQTAPSILDYLNDESRTYFNQVQEYLTMMEIPFTVDKNLVRGLDYYNHTAFEIMSDAEGFGAITTLAGGGRYNGLAEELGGPNTPGIGFALGIERLMLALDVENITIPVDDKLDCYFVAVGEEAEKQAVRLVHELRKQGVQVDKDYQGRKMKAQFKSADRLQAKFVLILGEEELANQVINIKSMETGEQREVPITEVTEQVKDLLQGGKE; encoded by the coding sequence ATGAATATCAAGGCACCACGTGGAACAGTTGATATTTTACCGAAGGATTCATGGAAATGGCAATATGTCGAAAACATGCTAAAAGAGATTTGCGGTCGCTTTCATTATCAAGAAATTCGCACACCATTGTTCGAACATACAGAGTTATTCGAACGGGGTGTAGGTGATTCAACGGATATTGTTCAAAAGGAAATGTATACGTTTCTTGACCGTGGAGGTAGAAGTATAACACTTCGTCCAGAAGGTACAGCTTCCGTGGTTCGTGCGTTTGTGCAAAATAAATTGTATGGTTCACCGGTACAACCAGTCAAACTGTATTATTTTGGTCAGATGTTTCGTTATGAACGGCCACAACATGGTCGCATGCGTCAGTTAAATCAATTTGGTGTAGAGGTGCTGGGGAGTGCGGATCCTGCGGTTGATGCTGAAGCAATTGGTCTTGCTATGACATGTTACCAGGAGCTTGGCCTAAAGTCACTAAAGCTTGTGATCAATAGTCTAGGAGATAATGAAAGCAGGCAAAACTATCGTCAGGCTTTGGTTGAGCACTTTTCACCGCATAAAGAGGAATTATGTACCGATTGTCAAGCGCGGCTTACACAAAACCCATTGCGAATTTTAGATTGTAAGAAAGATCGTGAACACCCAGCAATGCAAACAGCACCATCCATTTTAGATTATTTAAATGATGAATCTAGAACGTATTTCAATCAAGTTCAAGAATATCTGACGATGATGGAAATTCCGTTTACCGTTGATAAAAATCTGGTTCGTGGTTTAGATTATTATAATCACACAGCATTTGAAATTATGAGTGATGCAGAAGGATTTGGTGCGATTACGACACTTGCTGGCGGTGGTCGATATAATGGTCTTGCAGAAGAATTAGGTGGACCGAATACTCCGGGAATCGGTTTTGCTCTTGGGATTGAACGATTAATGTTGGCGCTGGATGTGGAAAATATTACAATCCCTGTTGATGACAAGCTGGATTGCTATTTCGTTGCTGTTGGTGAAGAAGCAGAAAAACAAGCTGTTCGTCTTGTCCATGAATTGAGAAAACAGGGGGTACAGGTTGATAAGGATTATCAGGGTCGGAAAATGAAGGCACAATTTAAATCTGCTGACCGGTTACAAGCTAAATTTGTTTTGATTTTGGGTGAAGAAGAACTAGCAAACCAGGTTATTAATATAAAATCGATGGAGACCGGTGAACAAAGAGAAGTCCCAATTACTGAAGTAACCGAACAAGTGAAAGATTTGCTGCAAGGAGGAAAAGAATGA
- the aspS gene encoding aspartate--tRNA ligase, whose product MNKRILAGTITTNQIDQDVLLKGWVQKRRDLGGLIFIDLRDKSGIVQVVFNPTISEAALAIAENVRSEYVVEIKGKVVHREASTINDAMATGSIEVLAEELTILNKSKNPPFMIQDETDVSEDLRLKYRYIDLRRATLQDTFKLRHKTTQAVRNFLNQDGFLEMETPILTKSTPEGARDYLVPSRVHAGEFYALPQSPQLFKQLIMMSGFEKYYQIARCFRDEDLRADRQPEFTQIDIETSFMTSDEIMEMTENMMKKVMKEVKDIDITLPLPRLRYDEAMKRYGSDKPDTRFAMELIHVADIVKDSSFKVFQGAIEAGGNVGLLNVKNQAANFSRKDIDKLTDFVKVYGAKGLAWLKLEGSELKGPIAKFLSDDEKDGLITRAEATDGDLLLFCADKTTVVYDSLGALRLKLGKELQLIDESKFNFLWVTDWPLLEYDEDAERYFAAHHPFTMPVEADMAKLTTDPGSVRAVAYDLVLNGYELGGGSLRNYKREQQDKMFEVLGFTKEAAEEQFGFLLDALEYGAPPHGGIALGLDRIIMLLAGRTNLRDTILFPKTASASDLLTDAPSEVSSGQLDELSIQLQEKNDKNNEMS is encoded by the coding sequence ATGAACAAACGAATACTAGCAGGCACAATAACAACAAACCAGATTGATCAGGATGTTTTGCTTAAGGGATGGGTACAAAAACGCCGTGATTTGGGTGGATTAATTTTCATTGATTTGCGTGATAAATCAGGGATTGTCCAGGTCGTATTTAATCCAACTATTTCAGAAGCAGCCTTGGCAATCGCTGAAAATGTGCGAAGTGAATACGTGGTAGAAATAAAGGGTAAAGTGGTTCACCGTGAAGCTTCTACCATAAATGATGCAATGGCAACAGGCAGTATTGAAGTGTTAGCGGAAGAATTAACTATTTTAAACAAGTCGAAAAATCCACCATTCATGATTCAGGATGAAACAGATGTTAGTGAGGATTTGCGATTAAAATACCGTTACATTGATTTGCGTAGAGCTACTTTACAAGATACATTTAAACTTCGTCATAAAACAACACAGGCTGTTCGTAACTTTTTGAATCAGGATGGGTTTTTGGAAATGGAAACACCTATCTTGACCAAAAGTACGCCAGAGGGTGCGCGAGATTACCTTGTTCCAAGTCGAGTGCATGCGGGTGAATTTTACGCATTGCCACAATCACCGCAATTATTTAAACAATTAATTATGATGTCAGGCTTTGAGAAATACTATCAGATTGCCCGTTGTTTTCGAGATGAAGATTTGCGAGCGGACAGACAACCGGAATTTACCCAGATTGATATTGAAACATCATTTATGACTAGTGATGAAATCATGGAAATGACCGAAAATATGATGAAGAAGGTCATGAAAGAGGTAAAAGATATCGATATTACGTTGCCACTACCAAGGTTGCGCTATGATGAAGCAATGAAGCGATATGGATCAGATAAACCAGATACAAGATTTGCGATGGAACTTATTCATGTAGCAGATATTGTAAAGGATTCTTCTTTTAAAGTATTCCAAGGAGCAATCGAAGCTGGTGGTAATGTTGGATTATTAAATGTTAAAAATCAGGCGGCTAACTTTTCCAGAAAAGATATTGATAAGCTAACAGATTTTGTGAAGGTTTATGGAGCCAAAGGGTTAGCATGGTTAAAACTAGAAGGTAGCGAATTAAAAGGACCAATTGCTAAATTTTTATCGGATGATGAAAAAGACGGTTTGATTACTCGTGCAGAGGCAACAGATGGCGATCTATTGTTATTTTGTGCAGATAAGACTACAGTTGTCTATGACAGCCTAGGAGCATTGAGATTAAAGCTAGGGAAAGAATTGCAACTTATCGATGAAAGTAAGTTTAATTTCCTTTGGGTTACGGATTGGCCATTATTGGAGTATGACGAGGATGCAGAAAGATATTTTGCTGCGCATCATCCATTTACGATGCCAGTTGAAGCAGACATGGCTAAATTAACGACTGATCCCGGAAGCGTTCGTGCAGTAGCTTATGACCTTGTCTTGAATGGCTATGAACTTGGTGGCGGTTCACTACGTAATTACAAACGAGAACAGCAGGATAAAATGTTTGAAGTATTAGGATTTACAAAAGAAGCTGCAGAAGAACAATTCGGCTTTCTGCTTGACGCATTAGAATACGGGGCACCACCACATGGCGGGATCGCACTTGGTTTAGATCGAATCATCATGTTGTTAGCAGGCAGAACGAATTTGCGTGATACGATTCTATTTCCTAAAACTGCTTCTGCATCAGATTTGCTTACCGATGCACCAAGTGAAGTTAGCTCTGGCCAATTGGACGAGCTATCTATTCAACTACAGGAAAAAAATGATAAAAATAACGAAATGTCGTAA
- a CDS encoding RsfA family transcriptional regulator — protein MVKVRQDAWSHEDDLLLAETVLRHIREGSTQLNAFEEVGDKLNRTSAACGFRWNAEVRQKYDHAIDLAKRQRKEKKRAIAANTEKQKEPVVSLSQHNEVIAQSDGELLQNIVDNNPIENKPIEATMEEPTLTMDMVIRFLKEVKKDYYASNQSKRNLEETQKENTLLRDHVSELEKKLAQTEEQLTTIQEDYQVFMQIMDRARKMTVFEDQGTMKPPAFRMDKNGNLQQIAQSSGQ, from the coding sequence TTGGTTAAAGTTAGACAAGACGCTTGGTCACATGAAGATGACTTGTTATTGGCAGAAACGGTTTTACGCCATATTAGAGAAGGAAGTACCCAATTAAACGCATTCGAAGAAGTTGGTGACAAATTAAATCGTACATCGGCGGCATGCGGATTTCGTTGGAACGCAGAAGTAAGACAAAAATACGATCATGCTATTGATCTGGCAAAAAGACAACGAAAAGAAAAGAAACGGGCCATTGCCGCAAATACGGAGAAACAAAAGGAGCCTGTCGTTTCTTTATCCCAACACAATGAGGTAATCGCACAAAGCGATGGAGAATTACTACAAAATATCGTAGACAACAATCCGATAGAAAACAAACCTATTGAAGCAACAATGGAAGAACCGACACTCACAATGGATATGGTCATACGATTTCTCAAGGAAGTTAAAAAAGACTATTATGCTTCTAATCAATCAAAACGAAATCTAGAAGAAACACAAAAAGAAAATACGTTGCTTCGAGATCATGTAAGTGAATTAGAAAAAAAATTAGCTCAAACCGAAGAACAATTAACCACCATTCAAGAAGATTATCAAGTATTCATGCAGATCATGGACCGCGCCCGAAAAATGACGGTCTTTGAAGATCAAGGGACAATGAAACCACCAGCGTTTCGCATGGACAAAAATGGAAACCTACAACAAATCGCTCAAAGCTCTGGTCAATAA
- a CDS encoding replication-associated recombination protein A produces MKQKPLAYRMRPTHIDEIIGQAHLVGEGKIVKRMVEAEQLASMILFGPPGTGKTSMAVALAKTLGIPVKMLNAVVDKKKDMEIVVEEAKMTGQVVLVLDEVHRLDKAKQDFLLPYVESNLLTLIGCTTSNPYHSINPAIRSRCHLFELHGLTATDIKMALKRAITDQVNGLGERDIVITDDALDHFAFAANGDMRSALNGLELAVSSTPKNESQQISITLEVAEECMQKKSFSHDKDGDAHYDVLSAFQKSIRGSDVNAALHYLGRLIEAGDLDSIARRMIVCAYEDIGLANPQAGPRAVYAVQAAERLGFPEARIPLSVAIVELCLSPKSNTAYKALDAALADIRNGKTGDIPKHLKDSHYQGAKNLGRGVDYKYPHNYESGWISQQYLPDAIKNRHYYQPKDSGKFEHALKQVYEKIQNDNNNVN; encoded by the coding sequence ATGAAACAGAAACCACTTGCCTATCGGATGCGTCCAACCCATATAGATGAAATAATTGGACAAGCCCACCTTGTTGGTGAGGGTAAAATCGTAAAACGTATGGTTGAAGCGGAGCAACTAGCCTCCATGATTTTGTTTGGCCCTCCAGGTACTGGAAAAACATCGATGGCTGTAGCATTAGCTAAAACACTCGGCATACCTGTTAAGATGCTTAATGCAGTAGTTGATAAAAAGAAAGATATGGAAATCGTTGTGGAAGAAGCAAAAATGACTGGCCAAGTTGTCTTAGTCCTTGATGAAGTACACAGACTGGATAAAGCCAAACAAGACTTCTTATTGCCTTATGTGGAAAGTAATTTGCTTACATTAATTGGTTGTACAACAAGTAACCCATATCACTCTATTAATCCAGCGATCCGCTCAAGATGTCATTTATTTGAATTGCATGGCTTAACGGCTACAGACATTAAAATGGCGTTAAAACGTGCTATTACTGATCAAGTGAATGGTCTTGGCGAACGTGATATTGTTATTACCGATGATGCACTTGATCACTTCGCTTTTGCAGCAAATGGTGACATGAGATCTGCGCTTAACGGGCTGGAATTAGCAGTTTCTTCAACACCTAAAAATGAAAGCCAGCAAATATCTATTACACTGGAAGTTGCAGAAGAGTGTATGCAAAAGAAAAGTTTCTCTCATGACAAAGATGGTGACGCACATTATGACGTCCTTTCAGCTTTCCAAAAATCGATAAGAGGCAGTGATGTCAATGCCGCCCTTCACTATTTAGGTAGATTGATTGAGGCAGGAGATTTAGATAGTATCGCACGAAGAATGATTGTTTGTGCTTATGAAGACATCGGGCTCGCGAACCCCCAAGCTGGACCACGCGCTGTTTATGCAGTTCAGGCTGCTGAGCGTTTAGGCTTTCCTGAAGCCCGCATTCCACTTTCGGTTGCGATTGTTGAGTTATGTTTATCACCAAAATCCAATACCGCTTATAAAGCATTAGATGCAGCATTGGCTGATATTCGTAACGGCAAAACTGGTGATATACCAAAACATTTGAAAGACTCCCACTATCAAGGTGCAAAAAATCTTGGTCGAGGTGTTGATTATAAATATCCACATAACTATGAAAGCGGCTGGATTAGCCAACAGTATTTACCTGATGCGATTAAAAACCGTCACTATTATCAGCCAAAGGATTCAGGAAAGTTCGAACATGCATTAAAACAAGTATATGAAAAAATCCAAAACGACAACAACAATGTAAACTAG
- the cymR gene encoding cysteine metabolism transcriptional regulator CymR, with amino-acid sequence MKISTKGRYGLTIMIELARKFGDGPISLKQIARDKKLSEHYLEQLASPLRNAGLVKSVRGAYGGYILAKEPDEITAGDIIRVLEGPITLVEGIEEEEPAKQALWLRVRDAVKDVLDTTTLSDLKNHENDQQQEPYMFYI; translated from the coding sequence ATGAAAATATCAACGAAAGGGCGATATGGTCTGACGATCATGATCGAGCTTGCAAGAAAATTTGGTGATGGACCAATTTCTCTAAAACAAATTGCCCGTGACAAAAAATTATCGGAACATTATTTAGAACAATTAGCATCCCCGTTGCGTAATGCTGGATTAGTTAAAAGTGTTCGTGGCGCATATGGTGGCTATATTTTGGCGAAGGAGCCGGATGAAATTACAGCAGGCGATATTATCCGTGTTTTGGAAGGACCAATTACGCTTGTTGAAGGTATTGAAGAAGAAGAACCTGCTAAACAGGCATTGTGGTTGCGAGTTAGGGATGCGGTGAAGGATGTATTAGATACAACCACATTATCCGACTTAAAAAACCATGAAAATGATCAACAACAAGAACCTTATATGTTTTATATATAA
- a CDS encoding cysteine desulfurase family protein, translating into MEHIYLDHAATTPVDKRVMEAMYPIYEEVFGNPSSIHSFGRKARRYLDEAREDMARSIGANEKEIIFTSGGTEADNLAIIGTAMANKDKGNHIITTVQEHHATLRTAEYMEKNGFRITYLPVYQDGKIAIDDLREALTDDTILVTIMTVNNETGVKQPIQEIGQLLHDHQACFHTDAVQAYGLMELNVKKLGVDLLSVSSHKINGPKGIGFLYVDNGVKLHALQFGGEQERKRRAGTENVVSAVGFQKAVELATETRAHRVKQYTDFKQLFLGVLDEEQITYQLNGDPKSQVASILNISFPGTNVEALLTNFDLAGIAASSGSACTAGSVEPSHVLAAMYGSEDDRTTNSIRFSFGSFNTTENVKEAAKRVTAIVKRLT; encoded by the coding sequence ATGGAACATATTTATTTGGATCATGCTGCAACAACACCAGTTGATAAACGCGTCATGGAAGCCATGTATCCAATATATGAAGAAGTGTTTGGCAATCCGTCCAGTATTCATTCATTTGGACGCAAGGCGAGACGTTACTTGGATGAGGCCAGGGAGGATATGGCTCGTAGTATTGGCGCCAACGAAAAAGAGATCATTTTTACAAGTGGCGGAACAGAGGCAGACAATTTGGCGATAATTGGTACTGCAATGGCTAACAAGGATAAGGGTAACCATATTATTACAACTGTTCAGGAACACCATGCAACATTGCGTACTGCAGAATATATGGAGAAAAACGGATTTCGTATTACGTATTTGCCAGTATATCAAGATGGGAAAATTGCAATAGATGATTTAAGAGAGGCATTGACAGACGATACCATCCTTGTCACCATTATGACTGTTAACAATGAAACAGGGGTTAAACAACCAATTCAGGAAATCGGACAGTTACTGCATGACCATCAGGCTTGTTTTCACACGGATGCGGTGCAAGCATATGGATTAATGGAATTAAATGTAAAAAAATTAGGGGTTGATCTGCTTTCCGTGTCCTCCCATAAAATTAACGGACCAAAAGGAATTGGATTTTTATATGTAGATAATGGTGTGAAACTACATGCATTGCAATTTGGCGGTGAGCAGGAAAGAAAACGTCGTGCAGGAACAGAGAATGTTGTAAGTGCTGTAGGTTTTCAAAAAGCAGTAGAACTAGCAACTGAAACTAGAGCCCATCGTGTTAAGCAGTACACGGATTTTAAACAGCTTTTTCTCGGAGTGTTAGATGAGGAACAAATTACCTATCAACTAAATGGTGATCCTAAGTCTCAGGTAGCATCTATTTTAAATATTAGTTTTCCAGGAACAAATGTAGAAGCATTATTAACAAATTTTGATTTAGCAGGGATTGCCGCTTCCAGTGGAAGTGCATGTACCGCTGGATCTGTAGAACCTTCCCATGTTTTAGCTGCGATGTACGGAAGTGAAGACGACCGAACTACGAACTCGATTCGATTTAGTTTTGGGTCCTTTAATACAACGGAAAATGTTAAAGAAGCAGCAAAACGTGTGACAGCAATTGTGAAACGACTAACTTGA
- the mnmA gene encoding tRNA 2-thiouridine(34) synthase MnmA has product MNNMKNKKDTRVVVGMSGGVDSSVAALLLKEQGYDVVGIFMKNWDDTDENGVCTATEDFDDVVRVCNQIGIPYYAVNFEKQYWDKVFTYFLDEYKAGRTPNPDVMCNKEIKFKAFLEHAMSLGADYLATGHYAQVCYRDGHYEMLRGVDDNKDQTYFLNQLTEDVLAKVMFPLGHLPKPEVRKIAKEHDLATATKKDSTGICFIGERNFKDFLSEYLPAQPGTMSTLTGEVKGSHDGLMYYTIGQRQGLGIGGAGDPWFVVGKDVKDNVLYVEQGFANDSLYSDGLIASNVNWISQVDLSNPLTCTAKFRYRQKDSSVMVSQLENGKVRVVFDENERAITPGQSVVFYDGDVCLGGGTIDEIIKDDQYLDYVG; this is encoded by the coding sequence GTGAACAACATGAAAAATAAAAAAGATACTAGGGTAGTTGTTGGAATGAGTGGTGGTGTTGATTCGTCTGTAGCTGCCTTACTGTTAAAGGAACAAGGTTATGATGTTGTTGGTATTTTTATGAAAAATTGGGATGACACGGATGAAAATGGTGTATGCACAGCAACCGAAGATTTTGACGATGTTGTCCGTGTTTGTAATCAGATTGGGATACCATATTATGCGGTTAATTTCGAAAAACAATATTGGGATAAGGTTTTCACTTATTTCCTTGATGAATATAAAGCGGGAAGAACACCAAATCCAGATGTCATGTGTAATAAAGAAATTAAATTTAAAGCATTTTTGGAACACGCAATGTCACTTGGGGCTGATTATTTGGCGACAGGGCATTATGCACAAGTCTGTTATCGGGACGGGCATTATGAAATGCTGCGCGGTGTAGATGACAACAAAGATCAAACTTATTTCTTGAATCAATTAACGGAAGATGTATTAGCAAAAGTAATGTTCCCATTGGGCCACTTGCCTAAACCAGAGGTGCGTAAAATTGCGAAAGAGCATGACCTTGCGACAGCAACGAAAAAAGACAGCACTGGTATATGTTTTATCGGTGAACGCAATTTCAAAGATTTTTTGAGCGAGTATTTACCTGCTCAACCTGGTACAATGAGTACATTAACAGGAGAAGTGAAAGGTTCACATGATGGGCTCATGTATTATACAATTGGTCAACGACAAGGACTAGGAATTGGCGGTGCTGGTGATCCGTGGTTTGTTGTTGGAAAAGATGTAAAAGACAATGTATTATATGTTGAACAAGGCTTTGCTAATGATTCATTGTACTCAGATGGATTAATTGCCTCTAATGTTAATTGGATTAGCCAAGTTGATTTAAGCAACCCATTAACATGTACAGCGAAATTTCGCTACCGTCAAAAAGATAGTAGTGTCATGGTTAGTCAGCTTGAAAATGGCAAGGTCCGTGTTGTATTTGACGAGAACGAGCGTGCCATAACACCTGGCCAATCCGTTGTGTTTTACGATGGAGATGTTTGCCTTGGCGGAGGAACAATTGATGAAATAATCAAAGACGACCAATACCTTGATTATGTTGGATAA
- a CDS encoding tetratricopeptide repeat protein, with the protein MNENQQAIAYMKEGKYEEAAELFNELIEANPDDPLGYINFGNLLVHINELARAKAFFEKAITLDESAATAYYGLGNVYFEQSIYEKAQENFQRAIELGLEEADVFYMLGLTLQQQEQFKLALPYLMRATELDQEDAELLFQYGLSLAQTDQISDAEVVFENVLKRNAEHSDAHYNLGVIALYHDKTEEALKHFDQALNIQADHVLAANGKKMVEELLNHNDA; encoded by the coding sequence ATGAATGAAAATCAACAAGCAATAGCGTATATGAAAGAAGGAAAGTATGAAGAAGCTGCAGAATTGTTTAACGAATTAATTGAAGCGAATCCAGATGATCCGTTGGGCTATATTAATTTTGGGAATCTATTAGTCCATATAAACGAACTAGCACGTGCAAAGGCATTTTTTGAAAAAGCCATCACCTTGGACGAATCAGCAGCTACAGCTTATTATGGTTTAGGAAATGTATATTTTGAGCAATCTATTTATGAAAAAGCGCAAGAAAACTTCCAAAGAGCGATTGAATTGGGCTTAGAAGAAGCGGATGTCTTCTATATGTTAGGCTTGACGTTACAACAACAAGAGCAATTTAAACTCGCTTTGCCATACCTCATGCGAGCAACGGAACTGGATCAAGAGGATGCTGAATTATTATTCCAATATGGTTTATCATTGGCACAGACCGATCAAATTTCGGATGCTGAAGTTGTTTTTGAAAATGTATTGAAACGTAACGCTGAACATAGTGATGCACACTATAATTTAGGTGTAATTGCTTTGTACCATGACAAAACTGAAGAAGCATTAAAACATTTTGATCAAGCATTGAATATTCAAGCCGATCACGTTTTGGCTGCTAATGGTAAGAAAATGGTGGAAGAACTGTTAAATCATAACGATGCGTAA
- the recD2 gene encoding SF1B family DNA helicase RecD2: MAHERDMMKDEEQGYITGELLYTIFHNETEHFSIAKIKIQDTNEDYREKDVVAKGYFSNLQTGKKYRFYGQFERHVKFGLQYQVTSYQTVIPNTKDGLVAYLSSDLFHGIGKKTAKRIIDHLGENAISKILNQPSVLDGVPGLKKDKADTLVKNLQENQGFEHIVVYLAKYGIGLKMAQKIYQEYKEDAITQLEEDPYQYVFDIEGFGFQKADEIASQNGLSLTHPNRIGAGCIYVLQKSVQDGHVYLPLDSCVEQVIRLLYNADFTLSAETIQDRLEELNKEKIIILQNGHVYLPSLYYAEDGFASHLKRLISKPVEQKTTLAELMTIIGKIEEEEILSYGKEQFKAINQSLDSKITIVTGGPGTGKTTVIKGILQAYAAIHAVSMDPKDYDTETDFPFVLTAPTGRAAKRLNESTGLPAVTIHRLLGWDGKNGFEKNQHEQLAGKFIIIDEFSMVDIWLANSLFKAIPDDMQVLLVGDEDQLPSVGPGQVLSDLLGSTFIPYVQLSEVYRQKEGSKIIQLAHQIKNDICTVESLQNDKDFSFIPCHEQQMIDVIVKIYEKAKNKGLDTKDIQVLAPMYRSQAGITMINKHLQQLINPKTNQKREVKLQDVCYRVGDKVIQLVNQPEDHVYNGDIGEVVAIFEEDENTEQVEQLVIAYEGKEVIYERKDYVNIMHAYCISIHKSQGSEFPIVLLPVVSTYNRMLRKNLLYTAITRSKQSLIICGEVNAFLRGVQTLDTNIRFTSLKELLQERLTNQEMATSEEDEEELTPYDFM, encoded by the coding sequence ATGGCACATGAAAGGGACATGATGAAAGACGAGGAACAAGGCTATATTACTGGTGAACTTCTATACACGATTTTCCATAATGAAACAGAACACTTTTCGATTGCGAAAATTAAAATTCAAGACACAAATGAAGATTATCGTGAGAAAGATGTTGTAGCAAAAGGCTATTTCTCAAATTTGCAAACCGGTAAAAAATATCGTTTTTATGGTCAATTCGAACGGCATGTTAAATTTGGCCTACAATACCAGGTAACCTCCTATCAAACGGTTATCCCAAATACAAAAGATGGACTAGTTGCCTATCTGTCCAGCGATTTATTTCATGGAATTGGTAAAAAGACAGCGAAGCGGATTATTGACCATTTAGGTGAAAACGCTATTTCTAAGATTTTAAATCAGCCATCTGTGTTAGATGGAGTTCCAGGTCTTAAAAAGGACAAAGCAGATACATTGGTTAAGAACTTGCAAGAAAATCAAGGATTTGAGCATATTGTTGTCTATTTGGCCAAATACGGAATTGGGTTAAAAATGGCTCAGAAAATTTATCAGGAATATAAAGAAGATGCCATTACACAACTTGAGGAGGATCCATATCAATACGTGTTTGATATTGAAGGATTTGGCTTTCAAAAAGCTGATGAAATAGCTAGTCAGAATGGATTATCATTAACCCACCCAAATCGAATTGGTGCTGGGTGTATTTATGTTTTGCAAAAAAGTGTTCAAGATGGACATGTTTATTTACCATTAGACAGTTGTGTGGAGCAAGTTATTCGTCTACTCTATAACGCAGATTTCACGTTATCAGCTGAAACCATTCAGGATAGATTGGAAGAACTAAACAAAGAAAAGATTATTATTTTACAAAATGGACATGTTTATTTACCCTCTCTCTATTATGCGGAGGATGGATTTGCTTCCCATTTAAAACGATTGATCTCAAAACCAGTTGAACAAAAAACAACGCTAGCAGAATTAATGACGATAATAGGTAAAATTGAAGAAGAGGAAATACTTAGTTATGGAAAAGAACAGTTTAAAGCAATTAATCAGTCGCTTGATTCAAAAATAACCATTGTAACTGGTGGCCCAGGCACAGGAAAAACAACGGTTATTAAAGGAATTTTACAAGCGTACGCAGCAATTCACGCTGTTTCCATGGACCCTAAGGATTATGATACAGAAACTGACTTTCCATTTGTTTTAACTGCGCCAACAGGTCGTGCAGCAAAACGTCTTAATGAATCCACTGGTCTTCCAGCGGTAACAATCCATCGGTTACTGGGGTGGGATGGCAAAAACGGCTTCGAGAAAAACCAACATGAACAACTAGCAGGAAAATTTATTATTATTGATGAATTTTCAATGGTAGACATATGGCTTGCCAACAGTTTATTTAAAGCAATTCCTGATGATATGCAGGTATTGTTAGTTGGTGATGAAGACCAGCTTCCATCAGTCGGACCAGGTCAGGTACTAAGTGATTTATTAGGTAGTACGTTCATTCCGTATGTCCAGTTGAGCGAAGTGTATCGTCAAAAAGAAGGGTCAAAAATTATTCAATTAGCCCATCAGATCAAAAATGACATATGTACAGTAGAATCGTTGCAAAATGATAAGGATTTCAGTTTCATCCCCTGTCATGAGCAGCAAATGATTGATGTGATTGTGAAAATTTATGAAAAAGCAAAGAATAAAGGACTTGATACAAAAGATATCCAGGTACTTGCACCAATGTATCGCTCGCAAGCGGGAATAACTATGATCAATAAACATCTGCAGCAATTGATTAACCCGAAAACGAACCAAAAACGCGAAGTTAAGCTGCAAGATGTTTGTTACCGAGTCGGTGATAAAGTGATTCAATTAGTTAATCAGCCGGAAGATCATGTTTATAATGGAGATATTGGAGAAGTTGTTGCTATTTTTGAAGAAGATGAGAATACGGAACAAGTTGAGCAATTGGTTATAGCCTACGAGGGGAAAGAGGTTATTTATGAGCGAAAGGACTATGTTAATATTATGCATGCATACTGTATCTCGATTCATAAATCACAAGGGAGCGAATTTCCAATCGTTCTGTTGCCAGTGGTGTCAACGTATAATCGCATGCTCCGCAAAAATCTGCTGTATACAGCCATAACTAGAAGTAAACAATCTTTAATCATTTGTGGTGAAGTTAATGCTTTTCTTCGTGGAGTGCAGACACTGGATACGAACATTAGGTTTACGTCGTTAAAAGAATTGCTACAGGAGAGATTAACGAATCAAGAAATGGCGACATCTGAAGAGGATGAGGAAGAACTAACGCCATATGATTTCATGTGA